In Candidatus Sulfurimonas marisnigri, a single genomic region encodes these proteins:
- a CDS encoding RNA polymerase factor sigma-54, producing MSSTFNLFTTQKQSLQLSLKLWLPLLQAQVQDLETIFKEHSFDNPFLEYKSSFESNYSSLSTFDNKSSFIENMSLYKESLYDTVLNQIDAPLFPTPSSQKVAHEILQNINSDGYFEGDIEQIAITCNTTNQFVESVRQRFSYLEPSGIGSLDMIESFKFQLSQLFIDDELNLFVQKIIQNLKQIDKYHKHHRFLEATEIVKRFKYPPAIDFQEDSTYIVPDFFVDVGDDISVKINQSYYPDIIIKDPFKTKNSELKDKLKEARDLVNLLELRKSTLYKLVLIIVEKQMGFFVGSELKPMTMAQVADEIGFEESTISRAVSNKYIKCERGMFSLKSFFTNAVSKNLSSAEIKNYLQNLIENENHEEPLTDQDLVDMVMQRYNMQMVRRTITKYRKLLNVPSSKERKKIYKVRD from the coding sequence ATGTCAAGTACATTTAATTTATTTACAACACAAAAACAATCACTACAACTGTCACTAAAACTTTGGTTGCCACTGTTGCAAGCACAGGTTCAAGATTTGGAAACAATCTTTAAAGAGCATAGCTTTGATAATCCATTTTTGGAATATAAATCATCTTTTGAATCAAATTACTCCAGTTTATCAACATTTGATAATAAAAGTAGTTTTATTGAGAATATGAGTTTATATAAAGAGTCTTTATACGATACTGTTTTAAATCAAATTGATGCTCCACTGTTTCCGACTCCTTCTTCACAAAAAGTGGCTCATGAAATACTTCAAAATATAAACAGTGATGGGTATTTCGAAGGTGATATAGAACAAATAGCTATTACATGTAACACAACAAATCAGTTTGTAGAGAGTGTCAGACAAAGGTTTTCTTATCTTGAACCAAGTGGGATAGGCTCTTTAGATATGATTGAATCATTTAAGTTTCAACTCTCACAGCTTTTTATAGATGATGAGTTAAATCTGTTTGTTCAAAAAATAATCCAAAATTTAAAACAAATAGATAAGTATCATAAACATCATAGGTTTTTAGAAGCTACAGAGATTGTAAAAAGGTTCAAATATCCTCCTGCGATTGACTTTCAAGAGGATTCTACATATATAGTTCCAGATTTTTTTGTTGATGTAGGGGATGATATATCAGTCAAAATAAATCAGAGTTATTATCCAGATATAATCATTAAAGACCCTTTTAAAACTAAAAACAGTGAGTTAAAAGATAAACTAAAAGAGGCTAGAGACTTGGTTAACCTGCTGGAGCTTCGAAAATCAACTCTTTACAAACTCGTGCTGATTATAGTGGAAAAACAGATGGGCTTTTTTGTCGGAAGCGAGCTTAAACCAATGACAATGGCTCAAGTTGCAGATGAGATAGGTTTTGAAGAGTCGACCATAAGCAGAGCAGTTTCAAACAAGTACATAAAGTGTGAGCGAGGAATGTTTTCACTCAAGTCATTTTTTACAAATGCAGTAAGCAAAAACTTATCATCAGCGGAGATTAAAAACTATCTACAAAACCTTATAGAAAATGAGAACCATGAAGAGCCACTAACTGACCAAGACTTAGTTGACATGGTTATGCAGAGATACAACATGCAGATGGTAAGACGCACCATAACAAAGTACAGAAAACTTCTAAATGTTCCATCTTCTAAAGAGAGAAAGAAGATTTATAAGGTTAGAGATTAG
- a CDS encoding 2Fe-2S iron-sulfur cluster-binding protein — MTTRVEIVNDFLAINVKEGSTIQEIVEASGSALPFGCRDGECGTCVVEVVSGMEFLSDKTEKEVKVLKEICSGTCTPNSRLACQMKIEKPNGLVRLKY, encoded by the coding sequence ATGACAACAAGAGTAGAAATAGTAAATGATTTTTTAGCAATCAATGTAAAAGAGGGTAGTACTATCCAAGAAATCGTTGAGGCAAGTGGTTCTGCACTTCCTTTTGGGTGCCGTGACGGTGAGTGTGGTACATGTGTAGTTGAAGTTGTATCCGGAATGGAATTTTTATCTGATAAAACAGAAAAAGAAGTAAAAGTGCTCAAAGAGATTTGTTCTGGTACATGTACGCCAAACTCCAGACTTGCATGTCAAATGAAAATCGAAAAACCTAATGGTTTAGTTAGACTAAAATACTAA